In the genome of Polaribacter atrinae, one region contains:
- a CDS encoding IS30 family transposase yields the protein MELKKHRRLTLKERVIIQTLLKEKKTKSYIANRLDRSRSTIGREVNKFVTEPGEKYDADLAHWCAKSDYLNKRNLDKISTYSLLRYFVYKGLLLNWTPEQISGRLKKLYPNDPIMSISHEAIYRHIYTRPQARLNKKLIKLLVRKKTRRRTSKKRRGGGSKIINQVSIDNRPGHIELRNEVGHWEGDLVIGKNHKSAIGTIVERKTRFTLIIKLESKKADEVANEFSKILNKLNPIYKKSMTYDNGIEMARHEKITKKTGMKIYFAHPYSSWERGTNENTNGLIRRYLPKGTNFNEIDLKQLQIIQEKLNNRPRKIIGYKTPKEMMDIELKFVA from the coding sequence ATGGAATTAAAAAAACATAGACGATTAACTTTAAAAGAAAGAGTTATTATTCAGACACTTTTAAAGGAAAAAAAGACTAAATCTTATATAGCAAATAGACTTGATAGATCTCGTTCAACTATCGGTAGAGAAGTTAATAAATTTGTAACAGAACCAGGTGAAAAATATGATGCTGATTTAGCTCATTGGTGTGCTAAATCAGATTATTTAAACAAGAGAAATTTAGATAAAATAAGTACATATTCTTTACTTAGATATTTTGTATATAAAGGTCTTTTATTAAACTGGACTCCTGAACAGATTTCTGGAAGACTAAAAAAATTATATCCCAATGATCCGATAATGTCTATTTCGCATGAAGCTATTTATAGACACATTTATACCAGACCACAAGCCCGTTTAAACAAAAAGTTAATTAAACTATTAGTTCGTAAAAAAACAAGACGTAGAACCTCTAAAAAAAGACGTGGTGGTGGAAGTAAGATTATAAACCAAGTCAGCATTGACAATAGACCAGGGCATATTGAACTCAGAAATGAAGTTGGACATTGGGAAGGAGATTTAGTCATTGGAAAGAACCATAAAAGCGCCATAGGAACCATTGTAGAACGTAAAACAAGATTCACTTTAATTATTAAATTAGAATCTAAAAAAGCGGATGAAGTAGCTAATGAATTTTCTAAAATATTAAATAAATTAAATCCTATTTATAAAAAATCTATGACATATGACAACGGTATTGAAATGGCAAGACACGAAAAAATCACTAAAAAAACAGGTATGAAAATATATTTTGCTCACCCCTATTCTTCATGGGAAAGAGGAACAAACGAAAACACAAATGGACTCATTAGAAGATACCTTCCAAAGGGAACTAATTTTAATGAAATCGACTTAAAACAACTTCAAATTATTCAAGAAAAATTAAACAATAGACCTCGAAAAATTATAGGGTATAAAACACCAAAAGAAATGATGGATATTGAACTG
- a CDS encoding J domain-containing protein: MRNFYEILNVNENVTENELKKAYRKLALKYHPDKNKEENAHNRFIEINIAYETLKDFNSRIEYDNYLKSKKESTEVEINNYSNKKYEEKAKEYASMSYEQFENVLESLILVGKKIKKTANMGCGWILTIIFFPLSIICFIGAIFGGNFSLIFLSLVLALFGYGGYAMAKGE, translated from the coding sequence GTGAGAAATTTTTATGAAATTTTGAATGTCAATGAGAATGTGACCGAAAATGAGTTAAAAAAAGCTTATCGAAAATTAGCTTTAAAATATCATCCAGATAAAAATAAAGAGGAAAATGCTCATAATAGGTTTATTGAAATAAACATTGCTTACGAGACTTTAAAAGATTTTAATTCTAGAATAGAATACGACAACTATTTAAAATCAAAAAAAGAGAGTACAGAAGTAGAAATTAATAATTATTCTAATAAAAAATATGAAGAAAAAGCTAAAGAATACGCAAGTATGTCTTATGAGCAATTTGAAAACGTATTAGAAAGTCTAATTTTAGTTGGAAAAAAAATTAAAAAAACTGCTAATATGGGGTGTGGTTGGATTTTGACTATTATATTTTTCCCACTTTCAATTATTTGTTTCATTGGTGCAATTTTTGGAGGTAACTTTAGCTTAATTTTTTTATCATTAGTATTAGCACTTTTTGGATATGGAGGTTATGCAATGGCTAAAGGAGAGTAA
- a CDS encoding helix-turn-helix domain-containing protein produces the protein MKILPIRNEKDYQNALNRLEEIFDAKKGTEDGDELEILSILIDKYENEQFPIGMPDPIEAIKFRMEQMGMKQKDLAEVVGFKSRVSEILNKKRKLTLDMIRKLNTTLHIPTEVLIQDY, from the coding sequence ATGAAAATATTACCAATTAGAAACGAAAAAGACTATCAAAACGCACTCAACAGACTTGAGGAAATTTTTGATGCAAAAAAAGGAACGGAAGATGGAGACGAATTGGAAATCCTGTCAATTTTGATTGATAAATATGAAAATGAACAATTCCCAATCGGAATGCCTGACCCAATCGAAGCAATTAAATTCAGAATGGAACAAATGGGAATGAAACAAAAGGATTTAGCAGAAGTTGTTGGATTTAAAAGTAGAGTTAGCGAAATTTTGAATAAAAAAAGAAAACTGACTCTAGATATGATTAGAAAACTCAACACTACTCTACATATTCCTACTGAAGTTTTAATTCAAGATTATTAA
- a CDS encoding type II toxin-antitoxin system HigB family toxin, producing MRVIAKRTLRDFWEKHADCEEQLKSWYRETEKSEWNNINELKSEYPSASILKDNRIVYNIKGNNYRLIVKFNFEYRICWIRFIGTHAEYDKIDANNI from the coding sequence GTGAGAGTAATCGCAAAACGAACTTTACGAGATTTTTGGGAAAAACACGCTGATTGTGAAGAACAATTAAAATCGTGGTATAGAGAAACTGAAAAATCCGAATGGAACAATATTAACGAATTAAAAAGTGAATATCCGAGTGCTAGTATTTTAAAAGACAATCGAATTGTTTACAATATTAAAGGTAATAATTATCGTTTGATTGTAAAATTTAATTTTGAATACAGAATATGCTGGATAAGGTTTATCGGAACTCACGCTGAATATGATAAAATTGACGCAAATAATATCTAA
- a CDS encoding YoaP domain-containing protein, with translation MEILKLTDKNIQDEHICCAISDKKCRNGYEKKKEWLKKEFKNGYNFQKVDVRGKVFIEYVPIESSWLPLIGKNFMVINCFWVSGQFKGKGNGKKLLEQCLADSKDMDGIIAVSSDKKRPFMSDPKFFEHQGFEIIDEAQPYFKLWGLKTNPNAKFPKFMESAKSGNCTNNKGITAYYSNTCPFTEFYTNELLREYAKKKNIPLEINHIKSQEDGRKMPIPWIINSVFYKGELVSLEMKVERHLNKLIG, from the coding sequence ATGGAAATTCTAAAACTTACAGATAAAAATATTCAAGACGAGCATATTTGCTGTGCAATAAGCGACAAAAAATGCAGAAACGGATATGAAAAGAAAAAAGAGTGGCTGAAAAAAGAATTTAAAAATGGCTACAATTTTCAAAAAGTTGACGTTCGAGGAAAAGTATTTATTGAATATGTACCGATTGAAAGTTCTTGGCTTCCATTAATCGGAAAAAATTTTATGGTAATTAATTGTTTTTGGGTTTCTGGACAATTCAAAGGAAAAGGTAACGGAAAAAAATTGTTGGAACAATGTTTAGCCGACTCAAAAGATATGGACGGAATTATTGCAGTTTCGAGCGATAAGAAAAGACCTTTTATGTCTGACCCAAAATTTTTCGAACATCAAGGATTTGAAATTATTGACGAGGCGCAACCTTATTTTAAACTTTGGGGACTAAAAACAAATCCTAACGCTAAATTTCCGAAATTTATGGAAAGCGCAAAATCTGGAAATTGTACGAATAACAAAGGAATTACAGCATATTATTCGAATACTTGTCCATTTACGGAATTTTACACAAATGAATTATTAAGAGAATACGCAAAAAAGAAAAATATACCTTTGGAAATTAACCACATTAAATCTCAAGAAGATGGTCGAAAAATGCCAATTCCGTGGATTATAAATAGTGTTTTTTACAAAGGAGAATTAGTGAGTTTAGAAATGAAAGTAGAAAGACATTTAAACAAACTAATTGGATAA
- a CDS encoding tyrosine-type recombinase/integrase, whose amino-acid sequence MKKINLTISKLRNKNVLVIRFAYNNEIKEHLKKLKNVVWSQTLRSFYSELSLENLRIVFNHLKKPNWTIDYIELQPFINKSKIEERRNSHLIEQLPDVYQLELQKFKKWLFQKRFSKNTVNTYVDVTTTYIKYVLLKNAEIFSTKIVEAFSYDYIFIPNKSISYQNQFISGIKKFFEYKGYSYEEIQIERPRKEKKLPIVLSGSEIKSLFNTLTNLKHKALLCLLYSAGLRIGEAINLEINDIDSKRMLIHIKQAKGKKDRYTLLSPVFVKILREYYIAYKPEKYLFEGQKGGKYSNTSAQKVLKNALFKADIRKKATLHSLRHSFATHLLEKGTDIRYIQELLGHSSPKTTMIYTHVTEPSLKNIKNPFDDLF is encoded by the coding sequence ATGAAAAAAATCAACTTAACAATTTCTAAACTTCGTAATAAAAATGTTTTAGTAATTCGGTTTGCTTATAATAATGAAATAAAAGAACATCTTAAAAAACTTAAAAATGTTGTTTGGAGTCAAACTTTAAGGTCTTTTTATTCTGAACTTTCGTTAGAAAATTTAAGAATAGTTTTCAATCATTTGAAAAAACCAAATTGGACTATTGACTATATAGAATTACAACCTTTCATCAACAAAAGTAAAATAGAGGAAAGAAGAAATTCACACCTAATAGAACAACTACCTGATGTTTATCAATTAGAATTACAAAAGTTTAAAAAATGGTTGTTTCAAAAACGTTTTAGTAAAAATACTGTGAACACTTATGTAGATGTTACTACAACCTATATTAAATATGTTCTTTTAAAAAATGCTGAAATATTCTCTACAAAAATAGTGGAAGCATTTAGTTATGATTATATTTTTATTCCAAATAAATCAATTTCATATCAAAATCAATTTATAAGTGGAATTAAAAAGTTTTTTGAATACAAGGGATATTCTTATGAAGAAATACAAATTGAAAGACCTCGAAAAGAAAAAAAACTACCAATAGTGTTAAGCGGATCTGAAATAAAATCGCTATTTAACACCTTAACAAACCTTAAGCATAAGGCTCTTTTATGCTTATTGTATTCTGCTGGCTTAAGAATTGGTGAAGCTATCAATCTAGAAATAAACGATATCGATAGTAAAAGAATGTTAATACATATTAAACAAGCTAAAGGAAAAAAAGATAGATACACTCTTTTATCACCTGTATTTGTAAAAATTTTAAGAGAATATTATATTGCTTATAAACCAGAAAAATATTTATTCGAAGGACAAAAAGGAGGAAAATATAGTAATACAAGTGCACAAAAAGTATTAAAAAATGCTTTATTTAAAGCTGATATTAGAAAGAAAGCAACACTACATTCTTTAAGACATAGTTTTGCAACTCATCTATTAGAAAAAGGGACAGACATTAGATATATCCAAGAGCTATTAGGTCATAGTAGTCCAAAAACTACTATGATTTATACACATGTTACAGAACCAAGCTTAAAAAATATTAAAAATCCGTTTGATGATTTATTTTAA
- a CDS encoding DNA polymerase III subunit alpha: MYLNCHTYYSLRYGTFSEIELLELAKENNIKSIALTDINNTSACMNFIQQAKKYHIKPVIGVDFRNGNSQQFVAIAKSNVGFQNINQYLSVFLESKTDIPDTPSYLEDVFIIYPFEKVLQLNMISFKENEFIGVSIAEINKLRFSYLKKFEDRIVIQQQVTIRNKKDFNAHRLLRAIDNNTLLSKLPATEQCLITDVIHERKELLAFYKEFPKSIANTEKVLQGCNTFFDFHEDRKNQNLKKYCNTFEKDCSMLLHLCKNNLHKRYKNPTQKVHDRLEKELKVIIDLKFVSFFLINYDIVSYAKSKGYFHVGRGSGANSIVAYIIGITDVDPVELDLYFERFINPFRASPPDFDIDFSWKDREDVTNYIFKRFKNTALLATYNTFKYKAVIRELGKVFGLPKEEIDKLSKSIATEQLDDIAKLVLKYGKLIEGFPNYISVHSAGILILEKPIHYYSATSLPPKGFPTVQFDMNIADDVGVFKFDILGQRGLAKIKEALEIIKENNPDDPPIDITDVESFKKDKKINDLLKLGGAIGAYYVESPAMRGLMQKLQTQDYLGLVAASSIIRPGVSGSGMKDEFIKRHRFLEKRKEANPILLEIMPETYGVMVYQEDVMKVASKFADLTLGEADVLRRGMSGKYRSLKEFKAVEDKFITNCRKKGHKDALIFEVWNQIKSFAGYAFAKGHSASYAVESYQSMFLKCYYPIEFMVAVLNNGGGFYSTEHYIHEAKMQGAIIELPCINRSNHPNIVIDKTIYLGFGYLKSVEHLTIQRLLTERQLYGDFTSLENFIDRVVISIEQLTILIRIDAFRFTNKTKKQLLWQAIFKLKATKQKTKQELLFKTEQVKYELPKLESHWLEKVYDEMELLGFTVHDYFKLVTEPFLPSIKAKQMIDFTNQNVLIYGLLVTTRFNKTSQNKLIRLSTFIDQDGHYFDAVHFTNVVHQYPVNGMGIYGCYGKITNRYGFCSMNVIQSKKMSVAVDPRN, from the coding sequence ATGTATTTAAACTGTCATACTTATTATTCCTTACGTTATGGTACGTTTTCGGAAATAGAACTACTAGAACTCGCAAAAGAAAACAATATCAAAAGTATTGCGCTTACAGATATCAACAATACTTCTGCTTGTATGAATTTTATACAACAAGCTAAAAAGTATCATATTAAACCTGTCATTGGTGTTGATTTTAGAAATGGTAATTCCCAGCAATTTGTAGCAATCGCAAAAAGTAATGTTGGTTTTCAAAATATCAATCAATACTTATCTGTTTTTTTAGAATCTAAAACCGATATTCCCGATACTCCAAGTTATTTAGAAGATGTATTTATCATTTATCCGTTTGAAAAAGTATTGCAGTTAAACATGATTTCTTTTAAAGAGAATGAATTTATTGGAGTTTCTATTGCAGAAATTAATAAGCTCCGTTTTTCTTATTTAAAGAAATTTGAAGATAGAATTGTGATACAACAACAAGTTACCATCCGAAATAAAAAAGATTTTAACGCACACAGATTGTTACGTGCCATAGATAACAATACTTTATTAAGCAAACTTCCTGCTACAGAACAATGTCTTATCACAGATGTAATACATGAAAGAAAAGAATTGTTAGCGTTTTATAAAGAGTTTCCTAAAAGTATTGCAAACACAGAAAAAGTATTGCAAGGTTGTAATACTTTTTTTGACTTTCACGAAGATAGAAAAAACCAAAACCTTAAAAAATATTGCAATACTTTTGAAAAAGATTGCAGTATGTTATTGCATTTATGTAAAAACAACTTACATAAACGGTATAAAAATCCAACTCAAAAAGTACATGATCGACTTGAGAAAGAATTGAAAGTAATTATCGATTTAAAGTTTGTTTCCTTTTTTTTAATCAATTATGATATTGTGAGTTATGCAAAAAGTAAAGGCTACTTTCATGTAGGAAGAGGGAGTGGTGCCAATAGTATTGTTGCTTATATTATTGGTATTACAGATGTAGATCCTGTAGAATTAGATTTGTACTTTGAACGTTTTATCAATCCTTTTAGAGCTTCTCCGCCTGATTTTGATATTGACTTTTCTTGGAAAGATAGAGAAGATGTTACCAACTATATTTTTAAACGCTTTAAAAACACAGCACTTTTAGCCACCTACAATACTTTTAAGTATAAAGCTGTAATAAGAGAATTGGGGAAAGTTTTTGGGTTGCCTAAAGAAGAAATAGATAAACTGAGTAAAAGTATTGCTACAGAGCAATTAGATGATATTGCCAAACTAGTTTTAAAATATGGTAAACTAATTGAAGGTTTTCCAAATTATATTAGTGTCCATTCTGCAGGGATATTGATTTTAGAGAAACCGATTCATTATTATTCAGCAACAAGCTTACCTCCAAAAGGATTTCCAACAGTTCAGTTTGACATGAACATTGCAGATGATGTAGGTGTTTTTAAATTTGATATTTTAGGACAACGAGGTTTGGCAAAAATTAAAGAAGCCTTAGAAATTATAAAAGAAAATAATCCTGATGATCCACCGATAGACATAACAGATGTTGAAAGTTTTAAAAAAGATAAAAAGATAAATGACTTATTAAAATTAGGTGGAGCCATTGGTGCTTATTATGTAGAATCTCCAGCAATGCGAGGATTGATGCAAAAACTACAAACCCAAGATTATTTAGGCTTAGTGGCTGCAAGTTCAATTATTAGACCAGGAGTTTCAGGATCAGGAATGAAAGATGAGTTTATAAAAAGACATCGTTTTCTAGAAAAAAGAAAAGAAGCGAATCCTATTTTGTTAGAAATTATGCCAGAGACCTATGGTGTAATGGTATATCAAGAAGATGTAATGAAGGTGGCAAGTAAGTTTGCTGACTTAACATTGGGTGAGGCAGATGTTTTAAGAAGAGGAATGAGTGGAAAATATCGCTCTCTTAAAGAGTTTAAAGCAGTAGAAGATAAATTTATTACTAACTGTAGAAAAAAAGGGCATAAAGATGCTTTAATTTTTGAAGTATGGAATCAAATTAAAAGTTTTGCTGGCTATGCTTTTGCCAAAGGACATTCGGCTTCTTATGCTGTAGAGAGTTATCAAAGTATGTTTTTAAAATGTTACTACCCTATTGAGTTTATGGTGGCTGTTTTAAATAATGGAGGTGGATTTTATTCAACGGAACATTATATCCATGAAGCAAAAATGCAAGGAGCAATTATTGAATTGCCCTGTATCAATAGAAGTAATCATCCTAACATTGTTATAGATAAAACTATTTATTTAGGTTTTGGGTATTTAAAAAGTGTAGAGCATTTAACTATTCAAAGATTGTTAACAGAAAGGCAATTATATGGGGATTTTACCTCTTTAGAAAACTTTATAGATCGTGTTGTAATTAGTATTGAACAACTAACCATTTTAATAAGAATTGATGCTTTTCGTTTTACTAATAAGACCAAAAAGCAACTATTATGGCAAGCTATTTTTAAATTGAAGGCTACCAAACAAAAAACAAAACAAGAATTGCTTTTTAAGACAGAACAAGTAAAGTATGAATTACCAAAATTAGAATCTCATTGGTTAGAAAAAGTCTATGATGAAATGGAATTGTTAGGGTTTACTGTGCATGATTATTTTAAACTAGTAACCGAACCTTTTTTACCAAGTATTAAAGCAAAACAAATGATTGATTTTACAAATCAAAATGTTTTAATTTATGGTTTATTGGTAACTACTCGCTTTAACAAAACATCTCAAAATAAATTAATTAGACTGAGTACTTTTATTGATCAAGATGGTCATTATTTTGATGCCGTACATTTTACAAATGTTGTACATCAATACCCAGTAAACGGAATGGGAATTTATGGTTGTTATGGGAAAATCACCAATCGTTATGGATTTTGTAGTATGAATGTAATTCAATCTAAAAAGATGAGTGTAGCGGTAGATCCGAGAAATTGA
- the dinB gene encoding DNA polymerase IV, whose protein sequence is MKKNILHLDLDTFFVSCERLIDSRLQNKPLLVGGTGDRGVVAACSYETRTFGVHSGMSMKIARKLCPEAIVIRGDTSIYSKYSNIVTEIIKEKVPIFEKASIDEFYADLSGMDAFFGSYKYASELRQRIIKESGLPISFGMSQNKIVSKVATGEAKPNNKLLIDAGFEKEFLAPLSIRKIPSVGEKTYQILRNLGVEKIKVIQEMPLEMMISVLGKNGKTIWKRANGIDNPPIIAFHERKSLSTERTYTKDTIDMIKLKETIFAMAENLAYQLRKGDKLAGVISVKIRYSDFNTYNKQIKIPYTSADHIIIPAVLELFKKLYQRRLLIRLVGVKVSDIVSGNYQINLFDDTEQLLDLYNAMDTVRNKYGDKSIMRAASMGAKSIGRFSNPFNGEPPLVLAHRKQ, encoded by the coding sequence TTTTTTTGTCTCTTGTGAACGATTGATTGATAGTCGTTTGCAAAATAAACCGTTGTTAGTTGGCGGAACAGGAGATCGTGGAGTTGTGGCTGCTTGTAGTTATGAAACAAGAACTTTTGGAGTGCATTCAGGCATGTCTATGAAAATTGCTAGAAAGTTATGTCCTGAAGCAATTGTTATTAGAGGAGATACGAGTATTTATTCTAAATACTCAAATATTGTTACAGAAATCATCAAAGAAAAAGTACCCATTTTTGAAAAAGCGAGTATTGATGAATTTTATGCAGACCTTTCTGGAATGGATGCTTTTTTTGGAAGCTATAAATATGCTTCTGAATTACGTCAGCGAATTATAAAAGAAAGTGGTTTGCCTATTTCTTTTGGAATGTCACAAAACAAAATCGTATCTAAAGTAGCAACAGGTGAAGCAAAACCCAATAATAAATTGTTGATTGATGCAGGCTTTGAAAAAGAATTTCTGGCACCATTATCAATTCGTAAAATTCCATCAGTTGGAGAAAAAACGTATCAAATTTTAAGGAATTTAGGTGTTGAAAAAATAAAAGTAATTCAAGAAATGCCTTTAGAAATGATGATAAGCGTTTTGGGGAAAAATGGAAAAACTATTTGGAAACGAGCCAATGGAATAGACAATCCACCCATTATTGCTTTTCATGAACGTAAATCTTTATCCACAGAAAGAACCTACACAAAAGATACTATTGATATGATAAAGTTAAAAGAAACCATTTTTGCAATGGCAGAAAACTTAGCTTATCAATTGAGAAAAGGAGATAAGTTGGCAGGTGTAATTAGTGTGAAAATTAGATATTCAGATTTTAACACGTATAACAAACAAATAAAAATTCCTTATACAAGTGCAGATCACATTATCATTCCTGCTGTTTTAGAATTATTTAAAAAATTATATCAACGAAGATTATTAATTCGATTGGTGGGTGTAAAAGTATCTGATATTGTAAGTGGTAATTACCAAATTAATTTGTTTGATGATACGGAGCAACTATTGGATTTATACAATGCAATGGATACCGTTAGAAATAAATATGGAGATAAAAGTATTATGAGAGCAGCTTCTATGGGAGCAAAATCTATTGGTCGTTTTAGCAATCCTTTTAATGGAGAACCTCCTTTGGTTCTTGCACATAGAAAACAATAA